The sequence below is a genomic window from Spirochaetota bacterium.
CCAATCTTCTTAATGCAACAATTGCCATACCGGGTCAATATACCACTGCACATCTTTTATTTTTGCTACGGTTTGGCAATTTGTGTAACATTACTCATGTACGCTTTGATGAAATATTGCCAGGCATCAATAATGGCCTATTTGATGCCGGCGTTATAATTCATGAAGGACGGTTTATCTATCACCAGTATAATTGTGACATGCTGATTGACTTAGGTAAATGGTGGGAGGATGTTACAGGTATGCCCATTCCATTAGGATGTATTGCCATTCATAAAAGACATGCACACAGTAAACCTCTGATTGAAGAATCCATCCGTCAATCAATACTGTACGCCCGTAAAAATCCTGATGTATCAAAAGAATATATCCGTTCACTTGCACAGGAGTTGGATGATACAGTGATACAGCAGCACATCGACCTTTATGTAAATGATTTCAGTTTGTCGCTGGGGACTACTGGTATGAAAGCGCTGCAAACACTAAAGGAAATGGCACAATGTCGCGGAATATTGTAGTTTTGCAATTTGCAACACAACTTGAGGCAAAGCCCATTATTGAAACATTACGGCTATCACCATTGCAACAAAAACCTTTTGTATTATACAGGGGCGATAGTTCATTGTATGCAATCATTGGCGGTATAGGAATCACCTCCGCTGCTATTGCTGCTACCTACGTGTACACTATACTCAATGCTGACAAAATAATTAATATAGGAGCCGCAGGAGCTCTTGCCCATAGCCTTTCACCGGGAACGATTGGCACTGTTACATCAGTATATGATACCACTCGATTTGACTTTGATACCGAAAAGCCTTTTACCTATGCTCTGACCCCAATAGATACTATAACACGGCTAACCTGTGTGAGTGTAACCAAACCGCTGCGCACCAGTGAAGAGCGAAAGCAGCATGCACCGATTGCAGATATTGTTGACATGGAACTTGCAGGAATAGCGCGAGCAAGCCAAAAATTTTCAAAACAATGCTATGCAATAAAATATATAAGTGACACAGCACAACACAATACCCATCAGGATATTGTGCAGAATATCATTCTCCTGTCACAGGTAACAGCACCAGAAATAGTTACGCTTGTACAATCATTAATTACTATAATACAATAACAGGCTTATTGTTCCACCAATTCTGCTGCCATTGCATCTACCTGCTTTGCACTTTCCAGTAATTTTTCAGCAGAATCAACAGTTCTCTGTATTGATTCATTGATATTAGATATAGCTTTGGTAATTTGCTCCAGACCAACCTTTTGTTCACGAATTGATATCACGACCATCTCGGACTTTTGCCGCATATTATCAGCTTCATTTTCCACTTTACTTTTTATCATATCCTGCGAATGCATCTGATTGTTTATATCTTTGATTTGATTATTTATAGAATCTATTAGATTAGCAATTTCATTAATTGCCTTTACTGTCTGGTCAACCTCAACCATTGCACTATCAATTTCACTGATATTGCGCTGAACCAGTCCACTAATATCCTTGATGCTGTTTGCTGTCATATCTGCAAGTTTGGACACCTCATTTGCAACTACCATAAACCCTTTACCTGCTTCTCCGGCGCGTGCAGCTTCTATTGATGCATTAAGTGATAGCAAATTGATCTTATCAGATATATCATTAATTATCTCTATAATATTTGTCATCTCGGCTGAACTTTGTGATACTGTGCGTAAACTATCAATCATAGTCTGGAGTTTGGCTACACTTGAATCAGTTGTCTGCTTAACATTTGATGATATCGTGATAGCATCTTCCACTCTTTTTCGTACAACCACTATAGCTTGCGACAACTCCTGTAATTGCTGCATAAGAGCATCAACCGCTTTTGACTGGTCTTCTCCAGTTTCTGCAATTGATTCAGCATTTGCTGCAATTTCCTCTGTTGTTGAAGTAATTTCTTCCATCGTTGCCGCTTCATCACGTGTATTTGTAAATAGTACCTGCGCATTATCTTTTAATTTCACAGTCAGGTCCAGAAGCTTTTTATTTAATTCTTTCCCCTGATTTACAAAATTCTGTAAATATAAAGCCAGAATATTAACATATTGTGTAACAGCACCTATTTCACTCCTGTCAAGCATTGGTATTTGCTCAATATGAAAATCTCCTTCTGCCAGCTTTTGTAAATTATTGATAGTCATTCTCATGCCTTTTCGTATTCCCTGTGTTGATTCATATAACAATACTATCATGGTAATTAATGACATAACCGTAACAAATAGTATATACCCTGTAATTTTTTCTACTTGAATCAGTTGTGCTTGCAAAAGAATAATCATCAATGTCATAATAACCAGCGGAATAGTCAACGTTGCCATTACCGTTAAAAATAGCCTGATAGGCAAACTAACCAGGGAATATTGTTTTCGTGAAAAATTTATCTGAGCTAATGAAGGTATTTTTAATACCTGTGAGAGCATGTTTTCGGTGGTGAAATATGATATTACTGCATTCACGGTAGCACTCATAAATACATCTATCAGGTATATCTTAATTCTTCCAAATTCAACATAGTCCAGGGAATACATACAGAAGAATATAGCCACTAATCCACAAAACCATCGCAAAGAAATAATGAGTGCTTCAATTCGTGGATAATTAAGCAATTTTAACTTAACTTTTTCTAAATCAACACCATCATTAATCTTTTTGAAAAGCCTTTTTAAAATAAAAAAACGAATATACGTTCCAATAATCAAAAACAATACTGAAAAAATAAGTGAAAACACATTTAAAGCTTTTACAGCTTCTTCATCATAATGTCCGGTTAATTTACCAAAAACATTTACCAGAGGGACAACAATAAAATTAATGTAAATTTCAATGCGTAATGTTAGTTTCCAGATAAACTTTTTACCAATTTGCATTCAATTCACCTCCTTTTAAAGAAAACAATTACTGTATCATTTTTATAAGGTTGGCATACCAAAACTGTAATTATTATACGCTCATGTAATTGCTTTTTTCTTATTTTAAGTACTGTTTTAAGCATGTTTATATTATTAAAGAAGGTTTTGAGAAAACTTTTGCTATTGCACATATTTTTAGGGGATATTATATTCATCAATAATTCCTTACAATAGATAGCACCCCTTTCTTTATATATGGATCAACCTAACATAATATTATAACATTTTTCAAGAATTTTTTATATTCAAAACAAGCAATAATTCCAAAAAATTTTTTAGTATAAAGCAATGAATTAATACCCTATTGCAATTGGTAGCCAGAGCAATAGATAATTTATAGCATGAAAAAAGTTATATAGTAAATACTATTTCATAATTTTAAATTTACATACCGTTTGTATAACACATAAAATATTTGAAATTATCATTGAAATTATATAGACTGTTTGTAGTGTGAAAGTACAGGTAAACGTTGAACATTGATTTAACAAGAGGTTATAATGCCAACAAAGACTCAAAAAAATGATACCAAAACCCAATTCTGCGCATTCTGTGAACATACCGGCATTGTGCGAAATCCCCATTTTGAAGAGATAGGTCAGGAGCCGTTAGTACCCTGCCCGCGCTGTGTGTTGAATAAATGCCAGTGTGGTGGACAACCTCCGTATTACATAGAAAAAGACGGCACAATATCTGATTGCTATTGTCGTGAAATTAGAATGAAGATTAATCGCATTAAAGCAATTTACTCACGGTGTGGCATTGACAAAAAATATCAGTGGCGCTTTTTTAATTCCTTTGAAGCCAATTCAAAATTAGCCTCCAACGCAAAAAATGTAGCATACGATATCGTTTCAAAATTTCCGGATGTGCGCAAAGGACTTTTTTTATGGGGAAATCCTGGAACTGGCAAAACACTGCTTTCTTCTATTATTTTAACAGAGCTCATCATACGCCATGCCATTGAAGGACGCTTTATAAAAATTTCCCGCACATTTTTTAACAAACTGCGTGCAACCTTTGCCGAAGGTTCTGCCACTTACGGTACCGCGCAGGAAATTGAGTATGAACTGGAAAACGCTGATGTACTTGTGGTAGATGACTTTGGTGTCCAGCGCGATTCCCCCTGGGAGCAGGAAACTTTGTATAATTTAGTTGATGCACGCTACGAGGCCGAAAAATTTACTATATTCACTTCTAACGTTGACCCCAAAAGTGCACTTGCCGATATTGCCGGGGGACGGGTGTTATCGCGCATTAAAGAAATGTGTACTATTTTAGAGCTAACAGGTCCTGATTACAGGGAAAAATTATAATGGTAGCGTGTGCATACATATTATTGGGAAGCAATATGGGCGATAGTTACCAATATATTGCCACAGCCATTGAAAAACTGTCCACACTGGAAAAAACAAAAATTGTAACACAAAGCAGTGTAATAGTAACCAAACCCTTAGAATTTATCATGCAGCCCGATTTTGTAAATACAGTTATAGCACTGCAAACGCAACTGCCACCACACACATTGCTTGAAAAGCTTCAAGAAATTGAGCATGCACTGGGAAGGGAACGAACCATTCCCAAAGGACCCCGCACTATTGACTGCGATATATTGCTTTACAATGATATGATTTGTTCAACACCAACACTTACCCTTCCTCATCCGCAAATATACACACGCCCCTTTGCCGCACAGCTTTTATTTGAAATTGATCCAGACATCATTGATCCAATTTCACACAAACCATTACGGGAGGTAGTGCTATGCCATCAATAAAAAACATCAAAGATTTTGCAAAGATGAAGCAATCAGCCCAGCCTATAGCCATGATAACCTGTTATGATTATGCATTTGCGCGTGTGGTAAGCGAAACTGATATAGATGTCATACTGGTTGGCGATTCTTTGGGGATGGTTGTGGCAGGCTATGACACCACCATACCGGTAACCCTTGACCAGATGATTTATCACACCAGCATGGTACGCCGCGGTGCGCCCAATCATTTTATAGTAACCGACCTTCCATTTATGAGCTATCATGTATCCATTGAAGATACCATGCGTAACTGTGGGCGCATCATGAAAGAATGTAACACCAATGCAGTGAAACTTGAAGGCGGAAGAGACTTTGTGCCAGTTGTAGAAGCACTTACAAAAGCATCAATTCCTGTAATGGGGCATTTAGGGCTAACACCGCAATCGGTGCATAAATTAGGTGGATACTCTGTACAGGGAAAGGACGAAGAACAGCGCAAAATCATAATGGAGGATGCACTATTGTTACAAAAAGCTGGTGCATTTGCACTGGTGCTTGAAATGGTTCCCGAGCAGCTTGCACAAGAAATAACTGAAGCGCTTGATATACCCACCATTGGCATAGGAGCAGGTCGCTACTGCAATGGACAGGTTCTTGTTATTAACGATATGCTGGGCCTAAACAAAGGATTCAATCCAAAATTTTTAAAGCGCTATGCCGACCTTTATACCACATCACAGCAGGCAATACAGGATTACTGTAAAGAAGTAAAGGAACATATATTCCCTGCAGAAAGCAATGTGTTTAAATAATCAACGCGGAAAGCGTTTGGCATTTTCTTCATTATATTCGGTAATCATTTTTTCAATGGCTGGATCATCAGGATCTTCCCACTTTGGCAATTCAAAAGAATGTTCATAGCTTGTGATTTTTGCATCAGTAACTATCGCCCGTAAAATTCCAATGCGTGAACCGTTTGGCCCTGCCTGCACAATTAATGTATTGCCCACTTTAACAGGCTTTTTAACAAGCGTTTGTGAATGCCCGCCAACAATAAGCGCAATTTGCGGAAACAAAACTGCCAGCTCTTTATCCTTTTCAAAACCTAAATGCGAAATAACAACAATAAAATTGCCAGTTAAAAATTTTATCTCTTGTTGCAAAGCTTCTTTGGGATTGGAAATTTTTATTTTTGACACAATCTCGTTTGGATAATACTTAAATGCATCATTATCAATAAGTGCTGTAATTCCAATTGTTTTTTTACCGATAGTTACTGTTACATGTTTCTTTGGCGATTGCCATTTGCCACCTGCAAAATACTGAAGATTGGCACACACAAATGGCAACTCATTTTGATACTGGTACAATGTATCAATGCCTGCAGCAAACTCCTGATCACCAATACCAACAGCTGTATATCCAATGTGTTTATAGCCCTTGATTAAATATTTGGTAAGCAATGTATCAGGATAGTAACTACAGAAGTCACCACTTTCTAGAAGTAGCGCACCGGGATATTTTTTCTTTAACTGAGCTATAGCATACCCGCGCTTAACAAGTCCACCCTTTGGATCAGCACTACACTGGCAGGCTTCCAGTATGCCATTGAGTGAATTGGTATACAAGAAAGTTATTTCATTCTTTTGATTTTTTTCTTGCGAATATGCAATACTTAAAACAACAGCACATATCACTATTATAACAATAAATATTATGACGTTAAATTTCATTATACCCATGCCTCCGTAACGAATATTTCACTTTTATGTATTAAAAAATTAAGATTAAAACCTACCTTGATTGCCTATATTACAGCGAAAAAAATTGCATATCAGATTATTATAATCACTTTTATTGTCTGGATTGCTATTATTGTAATCACCGATAAGCCATTATATATAGACGCTTATATTAGGCTGTATGTTACCTTTATGTATTAAATTTTCAATAATTTTTTTGTTTAGCTTTTATTGGCTCTGACCCCAACACCTTTTATAAAAGGTTTTTCGTAACGATTAAGCCAAAATGCACTTTACACATAAAAAGATGTAATAGTTGATACCGTGCATAATACCTGATATAAACAAGAGAAATGCTAAATGCAGAAGTATTCATGTATTATGACACCATACAAAATCTAGAGCAGGTACGTATTGAGTTTTCATAAAAATTTGTTTGGTATAATGGATAAATTATTATACAACCGCTCAGGAAGCAATGCCTGCATTTTCTATTCTTATCATGCAATAAAAAATATTTTAATTTTGTATTTTCAAACCACACCACCCAGCAGGTATTTCTCCACGAATCAACGAACGTGAAACACCACCATATAGGTTAACCTCTGGAGGGATGGCTTTTTTTTGTTTAATTTTAAATGTTTTTGATTCAATCTGTGTAAAACGGCCTAACCGCAAAGGTATTAATTCATTTGAATTACATACAGTAGTTATATTTTCTTTTACTTTTGGATCTATTGGATGTTTTTTATTATTTAATATTTCCAGGTTAAAATCCATCAAACTCTTCATTATGAATTCAATATTAAGAAAATCCCCTAATTTATAATTATTAACAAACTTTTTTAATCCATCTTCATCAATGGTAATTTCTCCTTCAGCAATGCATTCATCTTTATTTATATAGTGGCTAGCTGACATCTCAGTATAGATGGGTATTCCTTTTTGCTGCTTACCTTTTCCAATTATCCTCACGGTATCTAAAAGAACCGTTTGGTTTTTAAACATTAAATCTGATACTTTCATAAACCTGAAAGGATCAAGTCCTATATCAAATATTGCATTAGTATCTTTTTTCATTATTTGCATTTCGAAATCAGTTGATTGAAAATTTTTTGGTTTATTATTTTTAAATAATTTAACATTGGGATACATATTATTTTTTTTTCTTAATGATTCCAGCAATGCTGTCCTTAATGCTCCTTTCAATGTTGAACCTGGAATATAAGGTTTCATGCTGAGTTCATCTTTAAAAATCTTATAAATTATTGCGTATGGATTGCTATCGACCCCTTGAATAAATTGGGGATGTGCCTGAACTCTTTGTATAATAACATCTAAATTTTGCAGTGCAACATTTTGCAGGATAGACCGTGCCCTCAAAAGCTTTTCTTTATCTTTTTTTATATCAGCAACAAGGGTATCCATAATGCTGAAAAATTGTTCTCTTTCTTTCTGGCTCATGAAATTAAAAGCTTTATTAAAATCAATAAGCATTATGGACTTTCCATCTTTAGTTGGCAATAATTCAAATATACTATAAAATTCGCCGCTATGTATGATAAGTGGTGTAATGATATGTATTTTAACGGTATATGATTTCATATAATAATACCCCTACTACTACTCATTAATTCTATAAATAGCAACATCAATCATGTTGTTATACCAACATCATTAGAATAATCAAAATATACAGGATAGGCATAAGCATATTGCCGTATTCTATAATCTGTGTGGACATTGTTTAGTAATTTACCATTTTTACCATTAGTTGTAAAAAACGTTGACCCAGCTTTATACAATACTATGGGCTTTTTATTAAAAAGCAACTGCCCATTTATACCTTTTTGACTAAATTCTCCACCTAATTTGCCATACTTTGTTATTGTAGTATAACATAACGGTTGAAGGTTTTGACCAGCACAATCACTTAACGTAACAAAATACTTTCCCTGGTACCCAAAAATGTTTTTTTCAATTACATCTAATTCATCAATTTTGACATCAAATATCCCTTTACCAGTAGAAGCATCACTACCAAATCCCATCTGACAAGCTGTAAAAAATGCATTTTTAAAAATATCAGAATAACTGTCATCAAATTCAGTTACGTATACATTGTAACACATGCCATCCACGTTATTATAATAATAACTATTAGTAAATAATACCCCTTTCCTTACCATACCCGTAATACGGCTTATTGAGTTTCTTGTGATATCTATCTGACCTGGTTCAATTTTTTCTATTTCTGGAAGGTTAAGCTCTTGTATCAATAAATCTTGATTATAATCTTTTTGATATTTTTCAAATAATTCTAGCGAGATACATTTCAAATTTTTTAGTTTTTTATCACTTTCTATTTCTGAAATTGAATCCTTTAATGTAAAGGTTAATTGTGGCTTGTACATATAACCTTGCGGTATAAGTGAAGAAATAATAATTGGAATTGAATTGTTATCATATTCTTTAAGAAAGGATATTAGTGTATTTTCGCCATATAGAAATCGAATATACCAACATACAGTCCCAAAAATTGTATCAGCAGAAAATATATCAGAAAACAGTGAAAGTGGTTTTAAAATATATTTATATTGCCGTTTCATCTTTGTATAACCTATGATAATGGTTCATCGTCAAGATATAAATCTTTAAACTGAATCTTACCATAACCTCTGCTTCCACTCCCACCTAATGCATCCTTTTCAAGGAGTTTGAGCCCTTCTCGCAATAAATCAGTTATTTCCTTCCCATCCCCATCTTCTTTGAATATTCGTAGAGAAATTTCAAAATTAAATGATAATCCTGCTATAACTCGTTCTGACTGACGAGGATTTAAAGCTCTACCTTTTATTCTATCTATAGTATTTTCTGTTTTTGCTTCGGTGGCCAATATATTGCGTTGTTTGAGCAATTCAATTGATTCGTCATCTAGAAAAGCATCCCTGAAAATTGCTCGTGTAATACCAACTTCTGAATCTTTATTGGTATTACCAAATGTTTTACAAATATGACACTTCCCACAATTACATGGTCCCCCTTTTTCCTTATCAAACTTATCCATATGAAGTTCCAAGAGACTACGTATTTTACCTTTAAGTGAAGAACCAGGTATATAAGGATAACCAGTTTTAGGGTCCTTAATTACAGGGTTATCAATACCACCAATTTCAATACCTTCAGTACCTCCGCCAATATGAAGTCCTGTCTTTAAATATATCTTTCCTTTAATTTTTTTAATTGTTAAATTTGCTATTTCCATATATTTTCCTCCTTATCTGATTCATTTCTGGAATTTTTGAGTTTTTGTTTTACCTTCAACTTCTGAAATATATGTATAATACGCTATTATTGCCTGGTAATGCATCAAAAATATTTTAAAATCAGAAATTGTTTTTATCTTATCTATTTCTTCATCCATATATTCTTTATAATCATTTGATACCAAAAACTTATTATTTGATTTTCTACCTGCACTGTAGGCAATCTTTGATTTTATAAATTTAATATGGGGTAAAATTTCTTTTTCAAACCACGCATCATTTGCATCTTGATTTTCATCTATTTTCCGCTCAATAATCTTAAAATCATCATAGAACTTCCGTATCTGGTTTTTATCAATATTGATAAAATCCGCTGCTTTTTTCTCAGCATCTTTTGTTACATATGATTCGGTTAATTCTATCATTGTTATGCCTCCTTATGATTTATTTCTTTTTCTCGTGTTTCATATAATGCTAATGAAATAATTGTTTCCAGAATATATGGCTTTAAACGTGAATAATCTTCAAAACACTGCTCAAGATATTGCAACTCTTCTTTATTTACCAATTGGCCATCTTTTTTAATTATTATATTCCTGCTAACGTCATATTTAAAATATGGAATATATATTAAATCCTCTGATGGTTTAAACTTATTTCTATATACCTTTTTTGCCATACGTGAATACTTCAGCAATCTGTATAAAAAAGAATGGTTAATTTTTGATTCAACACTATTATTTTGCTCAATAAACCATTGGGCTTTTTGATGTATATCACGTAATTGATCATATGAAATTACATTAAAATAATGTATTCTATTCCTACCACCATCTTTCGCTTCTTTTAATTTTTCTTCTGCCATGAGTGCACTTTTGCTCATAGGATAATCAGGTTTTTGAATATATGTTCCGGTTGAGAAATGCAAATCCGGATGGTTACATACAAATTCTTTAAATTTTCTTTCAACAGTATCCATGAAATCTATTACTTGATTCCATGGAGCTATAACAAATAAATCATCTCCACCAGAAAATACTGTATAGATATTGGAAAATTCTTTTTGTAAAACATCTTTTATTACAAGATTAAAAAAAACATTGAACATCCGTGATAGTGTAACATACCGTGATACCGAAAGATCCTGTATGCCCTGGCTAAATATACTACCCATGTTATCTACATCAAGTTTGATGTATGCTAAAAAAGCAGAGCCTACACCTCTTTTTTTATTATTATCTTTATCATTATAATATATTATAGCTGATTCTGCTATTTCTTTAAATTCTAATGTTTTATTATCCTTTTGAGGAACATAATTATTATACATTAGAAATGGTAGGTTTGAATCATTATCAAAACTAAAAGCACTAATAATGTTTTCATTAGAATTTAATGTATCTACAATGCTCATTGATATTTTTTCATTAAAATAGTTTACATCTCCACGCCTTTTACTAAAAAGAACAATACTATTTTTAGTAATTTTAGAACCTATTTTAAACATTTCATCACATGAATTGCATCTTTCTTCTTCATGACCCGGCACAGGTGAATACCTACCACAAGATTTGCATAATTCACCTTCGTCATAATTTATATCAATAATACAATCTCCATTTTTTAATATATTATAAAATTTACGCGATTTAGCTATAGCCAATTTGTAATTTATTGTTTTGATAACATTACCAAATGATTTTAATTTCATCTCATCCTGAGAGGCTTCTAAACTATAATCATAAACTACGGTGAAATCGCCATGGAATGTATTGAAAAACCATTTATCTGCCTCTTGAGTAAATTTCCTTATTGTATCTTTTATGTGTGGTAAATTTGGCAAAATAAGAGTAAATTTTCCACCTGCATTCATCAATTGAACAAAGGGTGGTATTCCTAATGTATCACAAAGAGCATAGCAGTATGCCTGAGCTATCATAGCAACATATAATGATCGCCCTCTTATTATCTTTGATGAACCAGGAAATGCTTTTTGTTGATGCTGAAAAATAAATTGCTGGATACCTGATAGGTCACCTGCAAAAAATAGAAATGGTTTATCTGTAGTGCTCCCTTCATCGTGAAGTACTTTTAATACTAATGCTATTGCTGCTGTCGTTATAGCATGATCATATAAAGAAATGTCACAATATTTGTCATTTGTTGCTGATGGGATACACCAGCAATATTTTTGCAATAATGAAATAATATTATTAACAAAGTGATTTAAACCATATACTGGTTTATATTGTTGTATAGATTTTTCTAAATCTTTAACAAATGCACCCCATAATGTTTTATATTGATCCGCTAATATTGTAGTCTCTTCTTTTATTTCAAAAGGATATACGTTTTCAGGAGTTAAAGGTTTTAAATTATACCCATAAAGTGTATTAATACTTTTACTTAATGATATTCGGGTAAATACTGATCGCAAGTGACGTTTAAAATGACCACCCTTAACGTAATCTGTTTCATCACTGCGGTCACTTGCAGCAGATATGTTATCGGCTAAATCTATAATGCTTTCATCAGGAGTACTTGCATTATGATGTTTTGCAGCAAGATTCTTTACTTTTATCCAATCAAGTTCTCTTGGCAGATTTATTGTTTTACAGTCATTTTCAAAAAAGTCATATGTCCATAAAGCATGACGATGTGAATATCTACCGCTACTATGTGAAGGAAGTACAATAGCTTCAATTTCCCTTGGAAAAGCTGCATGTTCTTTGCCTTCATAAGCTCTTTCTTTAAATTTTCCTATGTCATGAAATAATGAAGCAATTATAATTTCATAATACTCTTTTTTCATATATCACACCTAATAAAACGATAATAGGTCATACAACCTGTATAGCTCCAAATCCAAATGATGTGTTATTCCCAATATTAATAATTTCTCCAATCTTTAATAATGGATATATTGATTCAACATTCCCAGAAAAGATTGCTTTACCTTTATACCCACTTAATGGCATTTTTTGATTCCTTCTTTTAGAATATCTTTCAATAAATTCTAATCTAATATCCTGTGATACACAATGTATTGAATTAAAATCAATGTTGCTTATATCTACTATGACGGGATTGTTCTCAAAAAAATAGGAAATAATTTCAATTTTTCTTCTAATATTTTTTATAATAGTTTCAATATCAACGTATTTCTGATATTTACCATTTGATTTGATTTTACATGGCGTTAAAAATGAAATTTCTAATGTATCAGAAATGTAATCATTATTGCAACATGAAAATGCTTTAAGATCACTTAATTGGATGGTTTCTCCATTATATATTATGGAATTGCTTGCATAATCATGTATGCTTTTTATTGTAAATCTTCCTCTTTTAATGCCTATGCCTTTTTCACCCAATTCCATGAACGCATGGAGAATATTTGGAAAATATTTAAATGCATCACCAAAAAGTGAAAACTTAAAGGTAAAAGTATCACCCTTTTCAAATTGAACAGGGTAATCAAATAAAGGAGTCAATGCAAAAGGATGGGGTATATATTCAGATTGGCTCATCTTTTCAGAAGGTTTTATATTGGGAGTTTCAAAAATTATGGCATAAACACACATAGTTACCAGGGGGCATTCTATACAATACTTATGTTGTTTCATAATACATACAGAATTCTTCAATGCAACACCAAAACCACCTCTTAGCGCAATTCCTGGGAAATTTGGGAATGTTATTTGTGTAACAACTTCACAGTTAACTTTTAAAGCATATATATGTAAATTACGTAAAATATCCCACATGATTGGTATTTTATATATTATATTTTTTATAACTTGTAAAAAAATTAAACTATACTTTTTATCTAATATTATAATATGACATTTTTTTGTCAAACAAAAAACACGGACACCA
It includes:
- the cas6 gene encoding CRISPR system precrRNA processing endoribonuclease RAMP protein Cas6, with the protein product MKQHKYCIECPLVTMCVYAIIFETPNIKPSEKMSQSEYIPHPFALTPLFDYPVQFEKGDTFTFKFSLFGDAFKYFPNILHAFMELGEKGIGIKRGRFTIKSIHDYASNSIIYNGETIQLSDLKAFSCCNNDYISDTLEISFLTPCKIKSNGKYQKYVDIETIIKNIRRKIEIISYFFENNPVIVDISNIDFNSIHCVSQDIRLEFIERYSKRRNQKMPLSGYKGKAIFSGNVESIYPLLKIGEIINIGNNTSFGFGAIQVV
- the csm2 gene encoding type III-A CRISPR-associated protein Csm2, with the translated sequence MIELTESYVTKDAEKKAADFINIDKNQIRKFYDDFKIIERKIDENQDANDAWFEKEILPHIKFIKSKIAYSAGRKSNNKFLVSNDYKEYMDEEIDKIKTISDFKIFLMHYQAIIAYYTYISEVEGKTKTQKFQK
- the cas10 gene encoding type III-A CRISPR-associated protein Cas10/Csm1 is translated as MKKEYYEIIIASLFHDIGKFKERAYEGKEHAAFPREIEAIVLPSHSSGRYSHRHALWTYDFFENDCKTINLPRELDWIKVKNLAAKHHNASTPDESIIDLADNISAASDRSDETDYVKGGHFKRHLRSVFTRISLSKSINTLYGYNLKPLTPENVYPFEIKEETTILADQYKTLWGAFVKDLEKSIQQYKPVYGLNHFVNNIISLLQKYCWCIPSATNDKYCDISLYDHAITTAAIALVLKVLHDEGSTTDKPFLFFAGDLSGIQQFIFQHQQKAFPGSSKIIRGRSLYVAMIAQAYCYALCDTLGIPPFVQLMNAGGKFTLILPNLPHIKDTIRKFTQEADKWFFNTFHGDFTVVYDYSLEASQDEMKLKSFGNVIKTINYKLAIAKSRKFYNILKNGDCIIDINYDEGELCKSCGRYSPVPGHEEERCNSCDEMFKIGSKITKNSIVLFSKRRGDVNYFNEKISMSIVDTLNSNENIISAFSFDNDSNLPFLMYNNYVPQKDNKTLEFKEIAESAIIYYNDKDNNKKRGVGSAFLAYIKLDVDNMGSIFSQGIQDLSVSRYVTLSRMFNVFFNLVIKDVLQKEFSNIYTVFSGGDDLFVIAPWNQVIDFMDTVERKFKEFVCNHPDLHFSTGTYIQKPDYPMSKSALMAEEKLKEAKDGGRNRIHYFNVISYDQLRDIHQKAQWFIEQNNSVESKINHSFLYRLLKYSRMAKKVYRNKFKPSEDLIYIPYFKYDVSRNIIIKKDGQLVNKEELQYLEQCFEDYSRLKPYILETIISLALYETREKEINHKEA
- the csm3 gene encoding type III-A CRISPR-associated RAMP protein Csm3 is translated as MEIANLTIKKIKGKIYLKTGLHIGGGTEGIEIGGIDNPVIKDPKTGYPYIPGSSLKGKIRSLLELHMDKFDKEKGGPCNCGKCHICKTFGNTNKDSEVGITRAIFRDAFLDDESIELLKQRNILATEAKTENTIDRIKGRALNPRQSERVIAGLSFNFEISLRIFKEDGDGKEITDLLREGLKLLEKDALGGSGSRGYGKIQFKDLYLDDEPLS